CGCCTAGCGCTGGTGGACGGTACAAACAAATGAAAGAAAGGTGCGTCACACTATTTGGGATGGTACGTTAAGGAGCAAAGTGACTGAGTCGCACGGAAAAAGGCAATGGTACATGTTGCCCTGTCCTAGCCAATTGCTCTGAATTCCCCTGTTTCCTGCTGCCTCCTTTTCCTAGATACACCTATATGCACGATTTTTCTACACGCATACAGTTTATGCATATATTTAAGTTGTGTTTTAGATATATTTGGTTGTATATATCAACTTATATGTTTAGCCTTCtcgcaaaacaaaacatatataGATAGCCGCGCATTGTCTCATTGCATAGGCCAGAAGGTACGAGAGAACAGAGAAAGCTCCAATTAATGTACTATTGTTTACTAGCGCGGCTTGGCATGGAGGAGGTTTCAATGCAAGTCTTGTTAATTAACAGAGAAAAATAGTTTTCTGTCCTTCAGCTTTTAAAAGTGCACGCGGTCCTTCCTTCAACTTTCAAAATCGGACGGACCAAAAATGGGTTTTTTTTGTCCATGTGGCATGGTTTCTCCCCAAACCCACCACTGTGGATGGTTCTCTATCCCACCATACTCGCCGACGGGCATGAAGCCGCCGCTGCATCCGAAGAGGGTGTCCTTGGACCCGTCGGTTTCCTATCCCATCTGCCTTGAGATTGCGAACACGTCATCTCTGTCGTCCATCATTTCAGGTCTAAAAAACATTCAAGATGACGGGTTCCAACTTTATTGAAACCATAGATAGATAGGTAAGTTCAGAGTATTCATTGTGCCGAAGTTACAGAAAAGAAGCACGCGACTTTACAGCTCAAGTAAAACGATCGACGAGCATCAAATGGTGGAGCCCGAGCAAACACTGAACTCTTTTCCAGCACCTTGTGCACTGTGCAGCTTGGCCGAACTACTAACTCCCTTGAGGCCGAACTGGGCCTGGGCTCCACAGTCCTGGACATGGTGTTGTGCAAGGAAGTAGATATTGGGCCAGCCCAATAACTAGTTCGGCAACCTCTCTTCTCATCGTTGCAGTTGTGCCCCTCGTTCGGTTTCAGAGTCGGTTTCCGTTCCGAGTTCCGACTAGTCAAATTCtattcgctcaaaaaaaaaaactagtcaAATTCTATTTATTCCCAAAAGCGATCTTGACCTCGAATCCTCGATCCTCAAAACATGGCGCCGCTCGCCACCGATTCCGTCCCCCGCTCCTCGCTGACCACGGTtcgctccggcggcggcttcccgGAGCGGGTCTTGCTCGACAAGACGGGCCGCATCGCCGCCGACCGGAACGCGACGACCGCGGAGGCCGAGACGAGCGAGGGGCGACCCGTGGCCGTCTCCTTCTGGCTCGTCGACGCGCCGGAgatctcctccttctccgtcGACTGCCCCGGCCTCCCGGAGAAAGACTACCACCACGGCCTCCCGCCCTTCATCATCTGCGCCGAGGGGCGCTTCGTCCTCTTCTGCGTCGTCCTCAACGTCCCTCGCTGGAAGTCCTTCCACCTCTTCCTCTACacggcttcttcttcagagGAGCCGTCGCTGCACCTGCTCCCGGAACCTGCCGACTGCGTGGTTGAGCGCTTCGAGTACCAGAATTTCGCCATCTTgccctcctccggcggcgccgaccgCCGGCGGGACTATGCCGTGGCGTTCCTCGATTGGAAGTGGAATCCCCATGATAATCCTTGCCCGCAGTATTACGTCAACGTCTTCTCGTCCGAGACACGGTCGTGGACCAGGAGGAAGGCTCTGTTGGATGTGCCGGAGTCTGAGAAGGCCCTTCTCCAATTACATGAGATCACCAAGCAGATCGCTGTCGGAACGAGTTCATTGGCCTGGGTTGATCTTGTGCGTGGCATTATCCTCCTCTCCGACCTGTTTGAGCAGCAGCCCGTCGTCAGACACATCCCGTTCCCGGCGTCGAGGTTTTGCTTCGCTGATACGGATGATGATGGTCTCGATTCCAAAATTTCTGTCGAGTACTttcgcgacgtcgcctgctGCGACGGTCTGATCAAGTTTGTGGAGATAGACTTCGATGATTACCCTGACTGCAGAAGCAATGGCAGCGCTTGGAAAGCCACCACCTGGAACATGGAGGTCTCTTGGAACGGTTGGCGCAAGCGTTGCACGGTTGATGTCGACGGAATCTCGGTTGACTCGAGCTATTCGGCTATTTTGCCCATGCTGTCGGATGAACACAGCGAGCAGCTGAAACTGAAGAATCTTATCTTCCTTGTCCCCACCCTGAGCATGCAAGATGATGATCTTCTTTACATCATGGCTAAGGTGGATTATGAAGACGACACAGCCTGGGTCATTGCTGTTGACATGAAACATGCGTCTGTGGAGGCATTAGCCCTGGTTACTGAACCGTCCTACTCTTCTCCGATGTACTATCCATGCGCCTTCCCCAAGTATCTCAGCGACATGACACCAGGAACACCTAAGGATTATGAGAAGCCAGGCTACACAAACGATTACAAATTGCTCGGCTTGCCTCAGGCTAAGCTGCTCCCCCGCAACAAGAAGTCAGCAGGCCACGCAGAGCAAAAGTCTCACAAGAGGAAGCAAGAGAGATTTGACAACCCCAGTAGCTCTCATGGGGATAATAAGCAGGAGCTGGCACTGGGCGGGACTTGGAGCTCTAGATGCCAACGACTAGCTGTGGTTCTACTGGAGCTGGATCACCGGTGGGTGTACTTTGTTTGCTGGCTAGTACTGCCGATGCTTTACATCATCTTCGGCTTAGTAATACCGTTCATTGCAAAGCTAATTTGACTGCAAATATTGCTCCTGTCCCAACTATATGTATGTAAAAAACAAGAGCATACTAGTATGAACTGCAGTAGTGGCTTGTTGTTAGAAGGTTCTTTTTATGAATCATATTTGGAGATGGCACTAACAACAATATCTATAGTTAAACCGCCTATTTTCCCttgatgtatttattcttagcCTATATTGTAGTTGTTGGTTACTTCAGCAAAAATAGTCTAATTTCCGTTATCCATTATGGCGTGTGTTATGTTTCGTTAGGCTGCATCACGCAAATACATTTCTCACGTCTCATTATATTTGTACTTCTGGAAAATGAAAACATTTTATCTCAATTCTGAAGATTAGTTGCGACTTTCTGAAGAGTTCTCTTAAGTTTATACTTTCTCTGTTTTGTTCCCCATGTGACTGAAATTTTCTGGGCTGTTCTTAAGCATCACGATTGATTGTGGGAATGCAACTTTTTAAACTAGCTTTTGTCTAGTTTGTACCATGCATCTGGCTAATCGATTTTTATGACTATTTTCTGCAagagattataaaataaaataacaacACATTGTTATTTGTATTTCAATGCCAGTTATTTCTGTAAACTAGTAGACAACTATATGACCACCGAGAAATTAATCATCCTGTGTTGGATGCTTATCTTCCATCTATATGGCCCTTCGCACTAATTTGTAGCAGCAATAAGATTGTCTTCTGCAGAAATATAGACATGCTTATCTTTTAGGAAAAGATAATTGTTAATTGTTATACTATTTGAGCAGTTGGATAGGAAGCAAACAAATTTAATTACAGAGAGGCAATCATAGTTTCACAAATAGGCATTGCCAGCTGTCGAGACTCTATAGGCTGACGTTATCCCAGTGTGCGGAAACTGTCAAGTCTCCCAGATGCTACGATACGTGTCCTCGAACAATTACGGCCATCGATCGACATCCAAGCCCAAGGCACATAGTCGTGccgtgagaaaaaaaaactgcagttCCTGTCCGTCGAGATGCCCAAAAGACATGCTTTAATTCACTTGTGAAACTGTATGTGTTCCAATCAGAACTAGCAGATGATGACCTCGTTATCTATTAGCTTGTATGATAGATAAGggtgcaaacgggatcccgcgaaagtcccgcttctagttcaattctcaaatctcttATTCAATTTctgaacaaaattttgaataaaagatttttaggcatagattcAAGGTAGATGTTTGTATGTTCAGCGATAGTGCTCAACAGTCAACACCCTCCATCTATTCCGGCTGCTGGTTTTGTATTCAGTATTGAAGGTGGATCAGAGTATACCTGTAGTAACAAATCATCCTGAAGAAAGAGGCCCTGTACGTAGCTGAACATGTCACGTGCAGAACATCTGGGCGCAGATGACTGAAGAATGAAGCTCGGCTAACACTATTTGAATGGGTTCTCTGTTAGCTTTGTTCACAGCAATTCTTTCTTTGAATGAGTTTGAATGTCCATGACTTCAGAGCCATTATTCAGATAGCGCAATTGTTTATTTGTTAGTTTTGTTGCTTCAGAGTTTTAATGAATATAGCTAGCAGTGCAAATGCTAGCTACACTTCTACAACACAGGTGGCGCATTGCCTGTATTTTTAGAGTTTTGATTGACAACATGAGTGAGCAGATGGAGAGGTTCATGCTCTTTACCTTTGAATTCACTGAGACTAGTGGTACGATATTTACCTCTCCTATATGATCATTTTTTTACATTGTGTACAGTGTGTTGTGGTTGAAAACGAatccctgtttttttttatgattgaAAGATGCTGAAGGAAAAGTCAATAGATGGCTACATTCTGTCCAATCCAGTGATAAGAAGACATAACATAACCAGGGGCAATGAGGTGTTCATTTGCACCCAGGAGGGGCTACGGCTTTGGGCACTCCCAGTCCTGCCCAATGTAACACTCTGCTCAGTGCTCACCGGCTTCTCCGTTGATAGACCGGATGCATGGAATTTCTGTTGCCTCCCAAACCTAGATTCTACCAGGGTCTTATACACGATCAATTAGTTTTTCTGTATGCTATAGTGCAGCTACACTTCTACAGCACAGGTGGCGCATTGGTGTTCTACTCTCTATTATAATTGTTCCGCACCTTGAGGGTTAATCCTGACAAGACAAATGGGAGAATAACAAGGTCGTCTGATATATATAGTGTGAGACATCGATGAATGAAATGGGAGAGTTATGTGTTATGTGCAACTACCATGAGTGAAGTGGTTTATTAATTGGATCTCGATCTCATCAGTGTGTTCTCTTGCTACTGCACCTACCACTTTGCAGGTATTCTTGGGCATGTGAGGGAATGAAGTGGTTAATTCTGGTGTTTGCGGATGCCCAATATATACGCAGTAGTCTAAGAGAGGAGTGGAACGTTTATTATGGATGATATGTCTCATTAACTATTAATTCCCCTTTGCCAATACCAATATGATGATGGCCGTTGCTGGACGGCGGATCGTCTCCAGCCGCGTGGGTTGAATCATCCAGGTCGTTGTCCGCTCTGCGACCAAGTTCCTGAGGATATCTCCCACTTGTTGGTTGGTTGTTCTGTGCATGGGGAGGTTTGGTGGCAGGTGCTTAGAGGCTGGGACAAGCTTGATTGTCTGCCGGAGCTGAGAGATAGCTTCGTCAACTGGTGGTCCTCCATCCCTTTGATCGGCAATGATCGCAAACAATTCGCTACTAGTAATGCTCTCATCTTTTGGTCCATTTGGAAGGAGAGAAACAAGGTGGTCTTTGACGGAGCCACAACGAATAGAGCTAGCATTATACATGCGATTAGTCTTGTCTTGAGGCGGTCTCTTGGTGGCAGGCTAAGCTCATTAGTGGAGTTGGGTTTGGTTGTATCCCGGATGCGTTCGAGTGGAGAACAATGGTTAGTTTCTTTATGTAAACTCAGCCCGTAATGGGCTTTTAGCTGCTCCGcagcttctccttctttaaTTGATGATACACCAGGTTTAGtgtatttagaaaaaaaataccaataTGATAGGATTCCGTACATGTGAGTGGTAACATGACTCCGGACATATCTTGCTCTCTGGCTCTCTGCTTCAAATTAAGCTGAGCCTTGTGAAACCGGTATAGACAGCCAGGTCTTTCACAGTAGTAACATGTGAACATGAGCCTTCCATCGCGTTGATCCAAAGCCTCAGATCTATTGATATTGGAAACACAAAGAAcagtattaatattttttttgtcaaaaggTTAAAATGGGTAaggtggcaaaaaaaaatcccgcACGCCCAGGGCCTAATTCAGAGGAATTTTGTGGTAAGTGCTGTGGTCCGGATCAATCCATTTTCTATCCCCTCGTCTGCAGGGCTATCTCGGCCTCTCGGGAGAAGAAAGTCGCGGTGGGCAGCGTCAAGCCGAGCGGCGGCAGGGCCGGATGAGGGAATTAGTTCTTGATGTGCCTTCGGTAAGGAGATCTGGAGAGATACAGTTTCAATCGAATTACCATTGCCTCCTTTTCCTATAATTATAATTATACACCTGAATGGCACTTTTACACATACATGCAGTTCAGGGACACATGCAACCATATTTTTACATACAGTTGATCGATATTGTTGGCTATATATATAGGCCACACATTGCTCAGGCATACATGGCCGGTACGAGAAAACCAGCTCAAGTTGAAATGTACTACCTGAATTTATTATTGGCTTGGCATGCAGTTGGTATGTTCAATCTGCTCACAACCTGAATTTGCTTCCACGTGTGTCTAGGTGCATCGACAAGCTGATGCATACATGGAAAATTCTATCTATCGCAGGAAATTCATGTAAAATCGTAAAGATCCGAAGAAGAACAGATGGAAAAAGGGCGCAGCATGCTCAGGGCCGGTCCCACTGTCTTAGaacataataagtgtctcaaattttgtactaatttaatacaaaattgtactagatctgagacatttattatggatcgaagtGAGTATCAAAAAAATAGAGGTGTCACACGCTATGCATACGTAAAACATATCAAATAAAGTGATTCTAGATTCGATGTCCGGTGCAACACTCTAGCAACGGCCCTGAGCACGCTATTTGAGCATGTAAATTCAGCAGCAATGACACTGAGGTATGGGAAAGAACCAAGCAGCTAGCCAATTGTTCTGAATTCCCCCGTTTCCTGCTACCTCCTTTTCCGATATATACCTACGTACGATTTGTTGTATGGCTTGTATGCACGTACAGTTCGTGCTTATATGTAAGCTGTGCTTTGGATATATTtggctatatatatagccaCACATTGTAATGTTGCATACGAGAGAATTACTGGCTCCAATTAATGTACtcttctgatcctaaattcttgactcaaatttgtcaaaatatgaatgtatctattcttaaaaaacgtctagatacatataatatttcgacaataatttagaatcggatggagtatttacTAGCGGCTTGGCATGCAGTTGGTATGTAAGGTTCAAGcggtactccctccttccatccaaaaatataaagctactccgtattattgAAACGTAGGCCTACATTACCAACTGTATGCCAAGCTGCTAGTAGATAGATCGGACTAATATGGGGAAGGGTCCTTAAGCTTCCTTCGAGGTCTCATTGCTGAATTCCCTTGTGGCAAAACATCTTGCAAGTTCCAACACATATGTACATATATCAGCTGAACCATTAATTTTCATCTTTTACTCTGAGATATTCTGTGATGGGGTAAACGCTGATGTTAGCTAGGAGTGCTTAACGAATCATCTTAATTATCACTTACTGACTACGTATTAGAAAAACCCGCAAAAAAACTACGTAttagaaaagaataaaataatttgataAGAAAGAAACTAATTAACCGGGGCAGATGTATTAATTGCTTTACTCAGTTTTACTAGAGACCGCGACGCGCTCGTTCATATACCGCGGGCCTGGATATATAGAACAAATTTACAGCAACAGTAATTGAAACAGAAACAACTTAAATCTCCAAGAGACAAGATTGCGCAGAGTATGATCAGGAGGGACTAAACCTCCAACAGATGGAATAAGGAACATCTGAAAATTCTACATTTTGAAGCATCAACCACATGCAGCTTGACAAATTGGGAAAGCTCAATCTTCGATCGAGCAGGCCAGTACATTGAGAAGCAATGTCACTGAGGTGCGACCGCAGAAGCCAATCAGTGATGGTCTGTACGTGTTCCTCTGTGCTTGGCAATTTTTCTGGATTCCCCCGTTTCCCGCTGCCTCCTTTTCCCatgaatgcatgcatatgtacGATTTTCCATGCCTGCCCATTGTCTCCCAAGCGTACCTTATATATTGCTCCTCCgttcttaaattcttgtcgttttAGTTCCTCAATTTGAACTAacaccacgacaagaatttaagtacggagtgagtatttaCGATCGGTGCCGATGATTATTTTATGTCATTAACAAGAAAACATATCGGGTGAAACATCTCGAttcagttcaaatttgaaaacagaTCCTGATGTTATGTACTGTCCGAACTTCTGGGTCCCCTCAAAATAAGCCATGCACATACGTGCATACAAGTGGGCAGACATGCAACCATAGCAAGGGATGCCCGTCTGAACAAGCTAATACCTAGGCCTTCTGACCCCTATCCCCTCTCTCCCTCGAACGCCAACCCTGTCAGCCGATCGACCCATTCTCGCCCCGATCCATGTCTCGGCCCACCTCGCCCCCGATCCGCCTCCCGATCTCAATCTCCCCCTACCGAATCCCCCGTGCCATCTCCCTGGTCACCACCGTCTCCTGAATCCCCAACACCGCCACCATCTCCTGATCCCGCGCCCCAGGACGTCTGCGTACGTCGCTGTCCTCCGGCCACCCCAAGCTCTGCCGCCGCTTTGATTTAATTTGCTGCAGCCTTGATTCACTCCGTGGCAGGCTCAATTTGCCTTGCCCCGACTCCACTGTCATCATGGTCTCCTTTGCAGCCGCTGGAAGACGGACAGCCGAGGcaccgggcggaagcggtagggTGGCACGAGCACGCGGCAGGGGCACGCGGCGAGTGTAGGTGGAGGGCGGTGCGAGCACGCGGGCAGGGGCACGCCGCGAGTGCAGGTGGGCAATGGCATGGAGGTTGCAAGCAAATGCTGCAGGGGCATGGTAGGGTGGCGCGAGCACGCGGCAGGGGCACGCGGGCAGGGGCACGCCGCGAGCGCAGGTGGGCAATGGCGAGCACGAGCAGATGGGGTCGGGCGGGGTCCCGCGCAGGCGAGCAGTCAGGCGCAGATAGGTAACGGGCGATGGCAATGGCATGGAGATTGCAAGCAAATGCTGccgagagaagaagaaaacatggAGTCACTGACAAAGGGGGTCCACGTGTCATTAGGATCTAaagaaaatacatataataaaTTATGGGAAATCTGCTATGGGCTTACTTTGACTCGGCAAGAGTTTGGAAGTAGCAacagagaaacaaaagaaaacggTCTATACTTATCCGATACAAAATTCCACAAGGTAGATCATTCACCGTTCAAACTCTTGCAAAGGATTTTTAACTGCGGAGGTAGGCATGTGTGCATACACTATTCTGTTTAATTTTGTCATTTGTTTGCTTGAAACAATCATACATCTGTTATTCACATGTTGTGCTACAAAATTGCACCAAATATACACCGACATACCAAACCGAGTAACATGTTGTCGGGACGCTTGAACCAAGGGATCGAatgaaagagagaaaaagagaaggaaggtTGTTCCTACTTTCATGACGTtgtgatattttattttactttttatatttatgtttatttttcgtagcaacgcacgggcttTTGACTAATATAGTACACATATGAGTATATACGGTGATAGTTGGCAACATATTTGCTGCCGGTAGCATATATGTAGCTCGGACGCTGTATATATAGCTACTTGTGAGCTAGATAAACTAGGAATGATGGTGTGCTTGCCATGTGCAAATATTAGGTCGCAAAAAGAACGTCATTTAAAGTTCTAATTAACTTGCCAGTAGTGCAGGCTGCAAGAAAGGTACCAGGGAGTACTAGCTAGTACGtatatttaaatttaaatagaGCAGCAGCACCATTAACATCACAACATCTACTGAAGACAATGAGGAGAAAAATCAATGTTGTCATTGGAGCTCTACACGGTACTCCACTACAGAACGGAAATATCTTTTCTCTACTTTAAAATCAAATGGAAccattttttctctctccctgtGAATCATCTGGTTTGCTCTTGAACCTGAATTTGAGTTGGCATGGATACATCTGATTGCAGGCCAGGTTCTAGTCAGATTACACTTTTCAGTATTTGTCCGTTCTCTTGATTAATAAGAAGAGCTGCAAATATACGTGGTGCTAAAatctacttcctccattttataattcttgtcgaaatcttacatgtatttagacactttttaggaatagatacatccatttttggacaaatttgaaacaagaattgtggaatggagggagtagaaaacaaCCACAGTATAGAACTTTCCGCAATCTCGCATGTATGAAAATATCTGCTGAAACATGCTCTTTGCAAGAGCAAGACCCTGCTTGTGGGTGGTGTGCGTCCTTGCGGAGCCGTGGACTCGCCGTCCGTCAACATCTTGGCGCCACGATCTATCGATCCTTGGTATCCCCTCCTGCGGATTCTCGCAGAAGCCCCAGCAAGGTGTAGTAGTGAGGCTCTCTATGGTGGAGGATTCGGCAATGCAATGGCTCTCGCATGGTACTTCGGCTCGTTCGGTCGAATATAAGCGATGGTACTTGCAGGGCAACCTAGCTACCATCGGTGTCTGATGCTCTGtccaaattagcaaaaaccgAGAGAGCAACAAATGAAACCAGTGT
The Brachypodium distachyon strain Bd21 chromosome 2, Brachypodium_distachyon_v3.0, whole genome shotgun sequence genome window above contains:
- the LOC100841721 gene encoding uncharacterized protein LOC100841721 → MAPLATDSVPRSSLTTVRSGGGFPERVLLDKTGRIAADRNATTAEAETSEGRPVAVSFWLVDAPEISSFSVDCPGLPEKDYHHGLPPFIICAEGRFVLFCVVLNVPRWKSFHLFLYTASSSEEPSLHLLPEPADCVVERFEYQNFAILPSSGGADRRRDYAVAFLDWKWNPHDNPCPQYYVNVFSSETRSWTRRKALLDVPESEKALLQLHEITKQIAVGTSSLAWVDLVRGIILLSDLFEQQPVVRHIPFPASRFCFADTDDDGLDSKISVEYFRDVACCDGLIKFVEIDFDDYPDCRSNGSAWKATTWNMEVSWNGWRKRCTVDVDGISVDSSYSAILPMLSDEHSEQLKLKNLIFLVPTLSMQDDDLLYIMAKVDYEDDTAWVIAVDMKHASVEALALVTEPSYSSPMYYPCAFPKYLSDMTPGTPKDYEKPGYTNDYKLLGLPQAKLLPRNKKSAGHAEQKSHKRKQERFDNPSSSHGDNKQELALGGTWSSRCQRLAVVLLELDHRWVYFVCWLVLPMLYIIFGLVIPFIAKLI